Proteins encoded together in one Drosophila albomicans strain 15112-1751.03 chromosome 2R, ASM965048v2, whole genome shotgun sequence window:
- the LOC127565944 gene encoding uncharacterized protein LOC127565944: MNWQLWTAVLLLAWIGAANQVEAAKKRKTEVIQIWQPQELKPSYASRQLDYPIYVPRVSGGYRRGQGRRVRAKAASTVTTTTQRPIVRVWNSFVRSVQPNFGFRNLTNPLTNLFNNGNANIIETVPLQAIYNDQKEQEQQQELEQDDSEATTQSPSKRKRKRRKQQKRRPVYDSAEQDDDPYGYYGGSSLPIALPHQQPMYYYPNLENYYDLRRLQAYNDYAQHASYYDPSYYEESPVEDEQPQYESEENVRKLNGKKYAILRPLALAIKVPNNDASVAAIDEVLDDDRLATNDEDAANEADVVATEGASDDSASTLSESMRNAIGTYMRDDQRNRERQRQAEKVEAQGIAKIRPRNRHSVPIAERLVNASNKRQ; encoded by the exons ATGAATTGGCAACTGTGGACAGCTGTCCTGCTGTTGGCCTGGATTGGTGCAGCCAACCAAGTCGAAGCAGCCAAGAAACGCAAAACGGAAGTGATACAAATCTGGCAACCTCAAGAGCTGAAGCCATCTTACGCTAG CCGACAGCTTGATTATCCCATCTATGTGCCCCGCGTATCCGGTGGATATCGTCGTGGACAAGGACGTCGTGTACGTGCCAAGGCAGCGTCGACAGTCACGACCACAACGCAACGACCAATTGTGCGAGTTTGGAATAGTTTTGTGCGCAGCGTGCAACCGAACTTTGGCTTCAGAAATCTGACCAATCCATTGACGAATCTCTTcaacaatggcaatgccaataTCATTGAAACCGTGCCACTGCAGGCCATATACAATGATCAGAAAgaacaggagcagcaacaagaactgGAGCAGGATGACTCAGAAGCTACAACGCAGAGTCCCAGCAAACGTAAGCGCAAGCGTCGCAAGCAGCAGAAGCGTCGTCCCGTCTACGATTCGGCGGAGCAGGATGATGATCCTTATGGCTATTATGGCGGATCCTCACTGCCCATTGCTTTGCCACATCAGCAACCAATGTACTACTATCCCAATCTGGAGAATTACTATGATTTGCGACGTTTGCAGGCATACAACGATTATGCACAACACGCTAGTTACTATGATCCGTCGTACTACGAAGAAAGTCCAGTCGAAGACGAGCAGCCACAATACGAGAGCGAGGAGAATGTTCGCAAATTAAACggcaaaaaatatgcaatactGCGTCCATTGGCATTGGCTATCAAAGTGCCGAACAACGATGCATCGGTCGCTGCGATTGACGAAGTTCTCGACGATGATAGACTCGCTACCAATGACGAAGACGCTGCTAACGAGGCCGACGTCGTGGCTACCGAAGGTGCATCGGATGACTCCGCCTCCACGCTCTCCGAAAGCATGCGCAATGCAATTGGCACGTACATGCGTGACGATCAACGAAATCGCGAACGTCAGCGTCAAGCTGAGAAGGTTGAAGCACAGGGAATAGCTAAAATTAGACCACGTAATAGGCATAGTGTGCCAATAGCTGAGCGCCTGGTGAACGCGTCAAACAAGCGTCAATAA
- the LOC127566086 gene encoding phenoloxidase-activating factor 3 — MQLLHGLFSMLPLLLFLLLATSVVDVNAASLQDAECGSLNEEQLLRQTDFAVPTEHQWLARITYENGHEEKLPNDGCLGVLISKRNVLAPAHCFVQYDGQADAYSVQLGVWNKSSNAHEVVCDKDGYCVLPAQDIQLSEIAIHPEYDPLTLKNSLAVLRLQRDAKFSHNVMPICMPPLSLTNETLVGEMFVVAGLPIKDMFKHKTWVNTISRPYCQKTHNSLITSSTTICGYQDRMKTYYQGAPLVGIQVQSDVPQNFYLVGLLMDSKEVAKKERIVSSFLDIRPYLSFINRNAEGLIVKS, encoded by the exons ATGCAACTATTACACGGCTTGTTTTCTATgctaccgctgctgctgtttttgctgctggccACTTCCGTTGTGGATGTGAATGCGGCCAGTTTACAGGATGCCGAATGTGGCAGCCTAAACGAGGAGCAGCTGCTGAGGCAAACTGACTTTGCGGTGCCCACCGAGCATCAATGGCTAGCGCGCATCACTTACGAGAATG GACACGAGGAGAAGCTGCCCAATGATGGCTGCCTGGGTGTGCTCATCTCGAAGCGCAATGTGCTCGCTCCTGCCCACTGTTTTGTGCAGTACGATGGCCAGGCGGATGCCTATTCGGTGCAGTTGGGTGTGTGGAACAAGAGCTCGAATGCGCACGAAGTGGTCTGCGACAAGGATGGCTATTGTGTGCTGCCCGCCCAGGATATACAGCTCAGCGAGATTGCCATACATCCCGAGTACGATCCGCTAACATTGAAGAACAGTTTGGCTGTGCTGCGATTGCAACGTGATGCCAAATTTTCGCACAATGTGATGCCCATTTGCATGCCACCGCTGAGCTTGACGAATGAGACGTTGGTCGGAGAAATGTTTGTGGTTGCTGGGCTGCCCATTAAGGACATGTTCAAGCATAAAACTTGGGTGAATACCATCAGTCGTCCGTATTGCCAGAAGACGCACAATTCGCTGATTACCAGCAGCACAACCATTTGTGGCTATCAGGATCGTATGAAAACCTATTACCAAGGAGCGCCTTTGGTAGGCATTCAAGTGCAATCGGATGTGCCGCAGAATTTCTACTTGGTTGGACTGTTGATGGACTCGAAGGAAGTGGCGAAAAAGGAAAGAATTGTCTCCAGTTTCTTGGATATCCGTCCGTACTTGAGTTTCATCAACCGCAATGCTGAGGGCTTAATTGTAAAAAGTTAA